TTTTTGCTTATCTTCCCTCTGGCTACGATCAAGGCGGGGCGAAAGTTGGAAAAACATAACGGCTTTTGCGTCTCCTGTCACGAAATGGAACATGTTTTAAAAGAATGGCAAGAATCCGGGGCTTCCGAAAAACATCCTGAGTGTATTCAGTGTCATTCCGGACCCGGCCTTTTGGGGGAGATTGAATCCCAGTGGCGTGGTGTAAAGTTCACAATATCCCATTTTACTCTTCCCTCTGAAAAATTGAAACCGCCCTTTAAAGCAAAGGTTCCCATTACCTTCTGCACACAATGTCATTCGAAAGAAAAAATAATTCCGATTCATCGCCGGTTTGATACCCAGGGAAAGCAATGTGCCGACTGTCACAAGCATCGGGAGGGATGGGAATTCCTAGGAGAGTTGCGTGGGTAAGAATCCAAAAGGAGAAAAAACAATGGTTATTTCCCCGGGTCTCTTGGGAGAAACTCGTGGATTGAAATCCCCGTTCCAGGGAAATTTTTATCTGGGAAGGGGAAAATTCCATCACCATATAATTAAGGAGGAATCCTTCGATGAAAGTTAATGTCGTTGGCTTGCAGTTGTTGTTTAGTGTTTGTTTGGGAGTGTTCGGTTTAACCCTTTTGGGTTGGAACGTTGAGGAAGCATCAGCCATTCCTGCTTTTACCCGGAAATACGATATGGATTGCAGTCATTGCCACACCACACCGCCTCAATTGGCGGAATTTGGAAGAAAATTTAGGGACAATGGGTTTCAAATCAAGGGCCTGGAGAAAGGATTGGAACAAGAACTCCAGGACCGGGCGGGTAAAGATGATCCGGAGGACATTCATCCCGCTTATTTTCCATTCTCCATTCGTCTTCAAGATGTAGGGTATCAGCTCAACGCCAAGAGCAATCAAGATACCGATGCAGGAGAAAAATCTGTGGATGTTAATTCGTTTGGAATCCGGAACCTTGGGATTATTGCCGGTGGAAACCTGATTCCGGGAGTCTCCTTTTTTATGAATTATAGCCCTTCTTTGGAGCATTTATCTTTTGAAGGAGTAGATCAAGAGGGTGAACTGCACCTGGGATGGGTCAGGTATACCCATCGCCATGAAAGAGGGATGACCAACCTGAAACTCGGGGTCACCGAATTGGATCTGGCTGTCCGTCCTTTGAACCACCAGAGAGCCACTACAGCGCCCTATTATATTTTGGAATATGATCCCAGCGGAAAAGGAGGGGGTGTTCTTGGTGAGCACAACTTAGGTTTGGAACTGTTGGGTCGTTACACGGACGGTTTCCGTTATGCGATTGCGGTAATCAATGGAACCAAAGCCAAGGCTGATAACAACAGAATCCCCGATCTGTATACCCGGGTTTCTCAGACCCTCATGGACCAAACTCTGGGAGTCTTTGGCTTGGTTGGAACAGCTCCCACGGAAGAGGATACCTTGGGGGGAGACGATATCCATGGAACCGGAACCAATGACGAACCCTATTTCAGGGCCGGGGCAGATTTGGACCTAAATTGCCCCTGCGGTCTTCAGGATCCTATCAATCTGGTAGTATTGTATCTTTACGGTTACGATGATCAGGAGCTCTATTCAGGCTCACCCCAGAACGCCCGGTTTCATGGGGGGTTTGCAGAACTGAATCATTTTATGACTGCTTTAAACCTGTTAATCTCCGCAAGGTATGATACCATCCGCAACCTCAAACAGGGAGACAGCTCCATTTCCAGCGATACAAATGATCTGGATGGCTTTACCATATCTGTACGGCACAATACCATTTTTACTAATCGGGTTTCCCTGGTTTCGCATGTGGAGGGCAGTTACAAAAAAACACAGGAAACCTCTCCCAGCGGTCTGGACCAAAATGAAACCACGGTCTTTGCCGGAGTAGATATTGTTTTTTAATTAAAAACCTTTCGGTAAAAACCTTCTGAACCCAAAGGGGACTAAACTCCCCTTTGGGTTTCCTGGAAAACATTCTCCGGAAAGAGGTAAACGTCTCGTTATATGGGGGGTTTTAGGTTCTTCTAAAGCCGGAAGAATTTTAAATTGAATTTGGGTAAGGAAGAGAAATTATTGGGTTTAAATTATGTTTTCCTTCTGCCCGGTTGGGATAAAACTTGCTGATATTTTATAAAAATCCAAAAAAAGGAGGAATCCTGTGGCACGTGTAAAAAAAGGAATGAGGATGGGTTGGCTCTTCGTCTTTCTTTGGATTGTCCCTTCCTGGGCCGGGGAGACCTCGGTGATTATTCTTTCCCCGAGGGAAGGGGAAATCCAAAACTCCCAAGATGTAAAAATCGAGGTGAAATTTGAACGAGGGGACAAAGGAGACCACCTTCATTTTTATTTGGATGGGAAATATTTTAAAACCAGCCGACGGGATTCCACCACACTTTGGGACGTTAAGGAAGGAAAGCATACCATTGAGGTCCGGGCCGCAAGCCGTGAGAAGGATGAAAAAGGCGTTGAGCACAAAGAACTGGGACCAAAGGCTTCCGTCAAAATTGAGGTTCAATCTTCAGAAAAGTTAGCAAAACCACAAGGTACACCCTAAATTTTCAAACAGAGCCTTCTCTTTAAAATCCCTCTAATCCAAACCTTGTATTCCTGACGTTCCTCAAAAATCAAGAATTAGAATTTTTCCAATGTCCTTTCAGGAACGGGCTTATGGGGTTTGAAATCGTGGGGGGATCCATATAATCTTCCCGGAGATGGGATAATGGGCAAAAAAGTGGAGTGACGGTGGAAATTATTTTCTTATTTCCAGTTTTTTTGGAATAAAACCACCTGGTCCTTTCCCAGGGTTTTAGCCCGGTAGAGTGCCAGATCGGCATTGTTGATGAGTTCTTCCTGGGTTTGGGCATCTTCGGGGAAAGTGGCCAGTCCCAAACTAACGGTAATCCGGCCCCCCTCGAGGCGTCGGTCAAAAGGGAGTTGGATTTTTTTCATTTCTCCGCATATTCTTTCCGCAATGATTGCAGCCTCTTCTTTAGTGGTTTGGGGAAGAATCACGGTAAATTCTTCTCCGCCATATCGAGCGGCCACATCAATGGTCCGTATGCAGTTTCGAAAGCATTTTGCCGCGGCTTTTAAGGCTTCGTCCCCCGTGAGGTGCCCGTAGGAGTCATTGAACCGTTTAAAATCGTCAAGGTCTATCATCATTAATGAAAGAGGGACTCCGTGCCGCCTGGACCGCTCTATTTCTTCTGCCATGCGTTCATGGAAATACCGACGGTTCAAAAGGTTGGTGAGGGAATCGGTGATCGAGATCTGCTTGAGTTCTTCTGTCCTTTGGAAAAAGGTTGAGCGCTCAATCGCGATGGAGGCCTGGTTGGCAATGGAAGTTAAAAGGTGCAAATCTTCATCCGAAAAAATTTCACCACTTACTTTATCCGTCAAATTAAGCACCCCGATGATACGGTGATTGAGTTTGAGGGGAATACTGATAAAAGAGTTGGTTTTGTAGCGGGTTCGGCGATCCTGGATCACCCTCTGGTCCAACTCCAAATTTTCAACCAGTAAGGGTTCCCCTGTTGCAGCCACATACCCGGAGATCCCCTGTCCCGGCTCAATTCGGATCGGTTCTACGATTTTTGGATTGAGTCCTTTGATGGCTTTAATTCTGAGCTCTTTTTTGGTTTCGTCTAAAAGCATCAAGGACCCTTGTTCTGTTCCGATCACCTCTGAAGATTTTTCCAAGATGATATTGCATAGCCGTTCGGCATCTAATTCGGACCCGATGGCTTTGTTCATCTCGTTTAAAAAGAAAAGATCATTTCCGGTTTTTGAAAATTGCCGCTGCAGGCCGATGTTCTCAAACAAAAGGGAAACCTGGCTTGAAAAGGTAGAAATGATATCAAACTCCTCCGGGGTCAGGGGGGTATTCATGACAACGATAATTCCTTCGATCTTTTTTTCCAAAAGGATGGGAAAAAAATCGATCCGATAGGTCGTATCGGGAAAACCTGATTTCAATATTTCAAAAAGACTCTGGGAGGTAAAAGGTTTTCCCTCCTCCATACATCGGGCTAAGAGCCCATCAGTGTCATTGAGATTGCTTTCGTCTAAAGAGCTTCTCATCCGTCCGAAACCGGAGGTCACTTTGAAGGATTTTGAAACGGGGTGATGGAGAAAAAAAAGGGCGGTATCAATATTAAAAAGGACCCCAAGGGTATTGAGGAGTAAAGGCGCAAACTCCTTGGGATGGGTAGTGCCCCTGGCCTCAGCCAGGATTTTGAGGAGGGTGAGCAGAAGAGTGGAGGTGCCAGAGGAAGTTAGCGAGGCATGGGTATGGTTCAGGAGGGTTTGTCCCATGGTTTTCAATAGACTTGAGGCTGCTTTCAAAGCCTCCTCCTCCTTGAAGGGGAGGGATTTTGAAATACTGAGTAACTGTTCCGATTGAATTCCAATTTCCTCTGAGGTGTTTCTAAACTCAGAGAGGTCCTGGTACGAGTAATAGGTTTTTCCTCCCAGGAGAATGATTTTGGTATTTTCGATCACCAGGGGAACTGAGAAAACCTGAAGGTTGGCATGGCATTTAAAGAAAGCGCCTTCGCCTGTTTGAGCCGCCAATGTGACCTGTCTTCCGCAGTGCTCTTGACATCGCTGATTACCGATGGGATTTTGTTGGGAGAGTTTACAAATTTCATTTTCTTGTGATGGGGGAAAGAGCAATTCCCCGGATTGATTGTAGGTTAAAAGGGAAAGGCTGGTCATGGTTGCCAGGCGGTCTTGGATGGGTTGCCAATTGGCCCGATCGGCCAATCTCTGGGCGGGATCGGGATTTTTGTGCATTTTTGACATATTCGGATCCAAAGTTAGCGGGTAAACTCTTTTTACCGTACCGGAGAATAAAGCAAAATTGGTGCCTTGTATTCTAAACAAAGGAGGAGGGAAGCACAAGGCGGTTTTCACCCATTTAACCCGATGTTTTTCTCCTGTTTGGTGCTTCCCCAAATATCGAGATGAAAGCGCCAAAAAAAGGCACTTTTGAGGTAGGGGGTTTTGGGGAAAAATTGTAGAAAATTATGCTCTTAGAGTTGAATTTATGTTATATTGAAGGTCTTTTCGTTTACCCCAAAATAGGCAAGGTATAATCATGAACCAGTTTCAATTGAAAAGCGATTTTCTTGTGAAAGGGGATCAGGAAAAAGCGATTGATCAATTGACCCAAGGCGTTCTCAAGGGGAAAGCCCACCAGGTTCTTTTGGGGGTTACGGGTTCAGGAAAAACCTTTACGATGGCCAATGTGATTCAGCGGGTTCAAAGGCCCACCCTGGTCTTCGTCCATAATAAAACCTTGGCTGCCCAGCTGTATAACGAATTCCGGTCTTTTTTCCCTTCCAATGCAGTGGAATATTTCGTCAGCTATTACGATTATTACCAGCCTGAGGCCTACCTTCCTCAAACCGATACCTATATCGAAAAAGATTCCGCCATCAACGATGCCATTGATCGAATGCGTCATGCGGCCACCAGCTCTCTTTTTGAACGAAACGATATCATCATTGTGGCCTCTGTTTCGTGCATTTATG
This region of Nitrospiria bacterium genomic DNA includes:
- a CDS encoding NapC/NirT family cytochrome c, translating into MMPFLKKNPPARVDKNRIIHNKKGVIFLSLLFLLIFPLATIKAGRKLEKHNGFCVSCHEMEHVLKEWQESGASEKHPECIQCHSGPGLLGEIESQWRGVKFTISHFTLPSEKLKPPFKAKVPITFCTQCHSKEKIIPIHRRFDTQGKQCADCHKHREGWEFLGELRG
- a CDS encoding diguanylate cyclase, whose product is MSKMHKNPDPAQRLADRANWQPIQDRLATMTSLSLLTYNQSGELLFPPSQENEICKLSQQNPIGNQRCQEHCGRQVTLAAQTGEGAFFKCHANLQVFSVPLVIENTKIILLGGKTYYSYQDLSEFRNTSEEIGIQSEQLLSISKSLPFKEEEALKAASSLLKTMGQTLLNHTHASLTSSGTSTLLLTLLKILAEARGTTHPKEFAPLLLNTLGVLFNIDTALFFLHHPVSKSFKVTSGFGRMRSSLDESNLNDTDGLLARCMEEGKPFTSQSLFEILKSGFPDTTYRIDFFPILLEKKIEGIIVVMNTPLTPEEFDIISTFSSQVSLLFENIGLQRQFSKTGNDLFFLNEMNKAIGSELDAERLCNIILEKSSEVIGTEQGSLMLLDETKKELRIKAIKGLNPKIVEPIRIEPGQGISGYVAATGEPLLVENLELDQRVIQDRRTRYKTNSFISIPLKLNHRIIGVLNLTDKVSGEIFSDEDLHLLTSIANQASIAIERSTFFQRTEELKQISITDSLTNLLNRRYFHERMAEEIERSRRHGVPLSLMMIDLDDFKRFNDSYGHLTGDEALKAAAKCFRNCIRTIDVAARYGGEEFTVILPQTTKEEAAIIAERICGEMKKIQLPFDRRLEGGRITVSLGLATFPEDAQTQEELINNADLALYRAKTLGKDQVVLFQKNWK